Proteins from a single region of Vanessa tameamea isolate UH-Manoa-2023 chromosome 23, ilVanTame1 primary haplotype, whole genome shotgun sequence:
- the Brp gene encoding plectin isoform X1, producing the protein MHSIKTFWSPELKKERALRKEESAKYSLINDQLKLLNQENQKQAMLVRQLEEELRLRMRQPAPELQQQLEALYAENEHLQREIAILRDTIKELELRIETQKQTLQARDESIKKLLEMLQNKGMGKEEERQMFQQMQAMAQKQELKATADTLRALQAQLERALAAAGLPGGSAGATLTAVLETKEARIATLERQVALLESELAALGSPPPPSLAPSHASLYDKADPPFKRQLDEFRLEIQRRDQEILAMAAKMKALEEQHQDYQRHIAVLKESLCAKEEHYSMLQTDVEELKARLDEKSRMVEKKTAAALAAAHELAELRDHSEIKDRKINVLQRKIENLEDLLKEKDNQVDMARARLNAMQAHHCSSEGALSSLEEVIGDKEKQIQQLREQRDRAEHEKNEERELHEREIADYKMKLHALESEVEKLGARLERAQAEKDRLEAKLESSQSELGKSKAELDKAASEVGRSGADWEAAKQRLARLELENERLKHELERSQTTFGRSTLTTSQELDRVQEKADKVSAELRRTQAELRVTQADAERARSEASALQDKLEKSQGEVYRLKAKLENAQTEQDSLKEEYDRVQSSVSRLHSERDKATAELDKAREELERTQATLGKAQLQQDKLQASLDSAHSEIDKLQEKLDKSAVEVRKLQVDREKSAYDFESLQSQLDKALGQAARLQKERDTAQLDADRFRDKHEKAQALVSRVQKERDAALAESASSRERAEAAAAAANRAARDRDSAATELDVLRERWEKAHQQHQKLTMERDDALTELEILKEKLDKALYSTQKTVEEKEIAHKEYEKMLEKYDRSQNEIYRLQNKIDILEADKDRLELELEKNVHLSTKSREDARKMQDELARLQEMYDRASLQLGRTKEQEEKAKEDMDRLSVDIEMVRERYEKGQIELRRLQAEKEKLIADSERLQFEYDRAMTQCGKAQASNEKTQEEMARVQIELEKMYDKHDKASSELRRVQAELDKVKTDASGAREEAERYAARYGKYHDTKEEHERTKLEMERLRTRLEKTNLELERARKAEEEVTRLRSELERVEGLRGKYQFEQDKWSTEINRLQSELDKTRERYETSQTEIQRLQSEKEQAETKFHELNIQLELSKSEVAKLSTAMEKQRTDLERAHIECEKFRDRCEKLKLRSEQLDKDNERLKGELQQIERMKLQAVAGDKARTEDRLEIERLRDKLEKAIQARDATEMEAGRLAKELEKSQMHLAKYQETNETTRVEYDRMTNELGRMHERLERTILEMRQIEQERDALRVEIQNTRRNVEQQQRTLDHRTQETLVKLQQELAQSVRDREKMASILEQRDKQADAIEKQIVKLEADTKQLTIERDQLVAQLEKSQDMLVNFQRELNSSETELQKQREEVRRLKEEQRKIAQDSERGAKSVIENRDREIAKLQQQVQSVSKEKDAFRQRAERAEKDAQRVGEIEKWKAVVEQEKTKAIAAEKALSECQQRLQSLEKQFQAQHHQLQQLQARGPSDVREVQKQLEAAQAEARSLAVERERCQSQLEMLVQELEKSQLDLREANKKLQAAGSQSAKAGEDTAQARKQLQEEFKKLEDARKQFEENRRMVENKRKDVEEKEKSLTELDRQLKKRKEQMDQMEASLRKAGGSAAAVTDMNRKLGETQKEADQLKQQLKTSEEESKRLAAETERLLQLVQMSQEEQAQKEKQIMDLQQSIRNLQAKLKSQQQAQAQREEAGPAGFLKSFF; encoded by the exons aaaCAAGCAATGCTTGTAAGGCAATTAGAAGAAGAACTCCGTCTACGCATGCGCCAGCCTGCTCCTGAATTACAACAACAATTAGAGGCGCTTTACGCTGAAAACGAACATCTTCAGAGAGAGATAGCAATATTAAGGGATACTATTAAG gaATTGGAATTGCGGATTGAGACTCAGAAGCAAACTTTACAAGCCCGAGATGAAAGCATCAAGAAATTATTGGAAATGTTGCAAAACAAAGGAATGG GTAAAGAAGAGGAAAGACAAATGTTCCAGCAAATGCAAGCAATGGCACAAAAGCAG GAGCTCAAGGCGACGGCGGACACGCTGCGGGCGCTGCAGGCGCAGCTGGAGCGTGCGCTGGCTGCGGCCGGGCTGCCGGGCGGCTCCGCGGGCGCCACGCTCACCGCCGTGCTCGAGACCAAGGAGGCGCGCATCGCCACGCTGGAGCGGCAGGTCGCGCTGCTCGAGAGCGAGCTGGCCGCGCTCGGCTCCCCGCCGCCGCCCTCGCTCGCGCCCTCGCACGCCTCGCTATACGATAAGGCCGACCCTCCCTTCAAGCGACAA TTGGATGAGTTTCGTCTGGAGATACAAAGGCGGGACCAGGAGATCTTGGCCATGGCAGCAAAGATGAAAGCGTTGGAGGAACAGCATCAAGACTACCAGCGTCATATAGCCGTCCTTAAAGAATCGCTTTGCGCTAAAGAAGAACATTACAGCATGTTGCAAACTGAC gttgaAGAACTTAAAGCTCGTTTAGACGAGAAGAGTAGAATGGTTGAAAAGAAAACAGCAGCAGCTCTTGCAGCTGCTCACGAGCTCGCTGAATTGAGAGATCACTCTGAAATCAAAGATAGAAAAATAAACGTGCTGCAACGAAAG ATTGAGAATCTTGAAGATCTTCTGAAAGAAAAAGATAACCAAGTAGACATGGCTAGAGCTAGACTCAATGCCATGCAAGCCCACCATTGCTCCTCCGAAGGTGCCCTTTCCTCCCTTGAAGAAGTCATTGGCGATAAAGAAAAGCAAATTCAACAACTAAGAGAACAGAGAGACAGAGCCGAACACGAGAAAAATGAAGAAAGAGAGCTACATGAAAGAGAAATAGCTGATTACAAAATGAAACTCCACGCTCTTGAAAGTGAAGTAGAAAAACTAGGTGCCCGGTTAGAAAGAGCGCAAGCTGAAAAAGACAGGCTTGAAGCTAAACTGGAAAGCTCTCAATCTGAACTCGGAAAGTCAAAGGCCGAGTTAGACAAAGCTGCAAGTGAAGTTGGTAGATCGGGTGCTGACTGGGAAGCAGCGAAACAGCGTTTGGCTAGACTCGAACTTGAGAATGAACGTTTGAAACATGAGTTAGAGCGATCCCAAACAACTTTCGGTAGAAGTACGTTAACAACTTCTCAGGAATTAGACCGAGTCCAAGAGAAAGCAGATAAAGTGTCAGCAGAATTGAGACGAACTCAAGCAGAACTAAGAGTCACACAAGCAGATGCTGAAAGAGCTAGGTCCGAGGCTAGTGCGCTTCAAGATAAACTAGAAAAGTCACAGGGTGAAGTGTATCGTCTTAAAGCAAAACTTGAAAATGCACAAACTGAACAAGACAGCCTCAAGGAAGAATATGAccg TGTCCAATCATCTGTCAGTCGTCTCCATTCCGAACGTGATAAGGCAACAGCAGAACTAGACAAGGCAAGAGAAGAACTAGAAAGAACTCAAGCTACCCTAGGCAAAGCGCAATTACAGCAAGACAAGCTACAAGCGTCGCTTGATTCTGCACACTCAGAGATTGATAAACTTCAAGAGAAGTTAGACAAATCAGCTGTTGAAGTAAGAAAG TTGCAAGTGGACCGCGAAAAATCAGCATACGACTTCGAATCCCTTCAGTCACAACTCGACAAAGCCCTGGGTCAAGCGGCTAGACTGCAAAAGGAGAGAGACACTGCCCAACTAGACGCTGATCGGTTTAGAGACAAGCATGAGAAAGCACAG GCTCTCGTAAGTCGTGTTCAGAAAGAAAGAGATGCAGCATTAGCTGAAAGTGCAAGTAGCCGCGAGCGTGCCGAGGCTGCAGCTGCAGCGGCTAACAGAGCAGCTAGAGACAGGGACAGTGCTGCAACGGAATTAGATGTACTCAGAGAGAGATGGGAAAAAGCACATCAACAACACCAGAAATTAACG ATGGAAAGAGATGACGCCCTGACAGAATTAGAAATTCTGAAGGAGAAACTTGATAAAGCCCTGTACTCTACACAAAAGACCGTCGAAGAGAAAGAAATTGCGCACAAAGAATACGAAAAAATGCTTGAAAAGTATGATAG ATCCCAGAATGAAATCTACCGTCTTCAAAACAAGATAGACATCCTTGAAGCTGACAAGGATCGCCTTGAATTGGAATTGGAGAAAAATGTTCATTTATCGACCAAATCTAGGGAGGACGCAAGGAAGATGCAAGACGAACTCGCTAGATTACAGGAAATGTATGACAGGGCTTCATTACAACTTGGAAGAACTAAAGAACAAGAAGAGAAAGCTAAAGAAGATATGGACAGACTAAGTGTTGATATTGAAATGGTACGAGAACGTTACGAAAAGGGCCAAATTGAGCTACGCAGATTACAAGcagaaaaagaaaaactgaTAGCCGATAGCGAACGATTACAATTTGAATATGATCGAGCAATGACTCAGTGTGGAAAAGCTCAAGCCTCGAATGAAAAAACTCAAGAGGAAATGGCAAGAGTACAAATAGAACTTGAAAAGATGTATGATAAACATGACAAAGCATCGTCAGAATTAAGAAGAGTTCAGGCAGAATTAGATAAAGTTAAAACCGATGCAAGTGGAGCAAGGGAGGAAGCAGAAAGATATGCAGCACGATATGGAAAATATCATGATACTAAAGAAGAGCACGAAAGAACTAAGCTGGAGATGGAACGTCTGCGCACACGACTAGAGAAGACAAATCTAGAGTTGGAGCGAGCGCGGAAGGCTGAAGAAGAAGTAACCCGTCTTCGCTCGGAGCTCGAACGCGTCGAAGGCCTCCGAGGTAAATACCAATTCGAACAGGATAAATGGAGTACAGAAATAAATAGACTTCAGTCTGAGCTCGATAAAACACGTGAACGCTACGAGACATCACAGACTGAAATTCAACGACTACAAAGTGAAAAGGAACAAGCTGAAACTAAATTCCATGAGTTAAATATACAGCTTGAACTTTCCAAGAGTGAGGTAGCTAAGTTAAGCACAGCGATGGAAAAGCAACGTACAGACCTTGAACGCGCTCATATTGAGTGTGAGAAATTTAGAGACCGGTGTGAGAAATTAAAATTGCGTTCAGAACAGTTGGATAAAGATAACGAAAGGCTTAAGGGTGAGTTACAACAGATCGAGAGGATGAAATTACAAGCTGTTGCTGGTGACAAAGCCAGAACTGAAGATAGGCTAGAAATTGAACGCCTTCGTGATAAGTTGGAAAAAGCTATTCAAGCTAGAGATGCCACCGAAATGGAAGCAGGTCGTTTAGCTAAGGAACTTGAAAAATCACAGATGCATTTAGCTAAATATCAAGAGACCAATGAAACaactcgcgtagaatatgacaGAATGACTAATGAGTTAGGTAGAATGCACGAGCGTTTGGAGCGTACAATTCTTGAAATGCGTCAAATCGAACAAGAAAGAGATGCGCTTAGAGTTGAGATACAAAATACAAGACGTAATGTTGAACAGCAACAGAGAACTCTCGATCATAGAACGCAAGAAACTTTAGTAAAATTGCAACAAGAATTAGCTCAATCGGTACGAGACCGAGAAAAAATGGCATCCATTCTAGAACAGAGAGATAAACAAGCAGATGCAATAGAAAAACAAATAGTTAAACTAGAGGCAGACACAAAACAATTGACTATCGAACGTGATCAGTTAGTAGCACAGTTAGAGAAATCCCAAGACATGTTAGTAAATTTCCAGAGAGAGCTAAATTCATCGGAAACAGAGCTTCAGAAGCAGCGTGAAGAAGTAAGAAGGTTAAAAGAGGAACAAAGGAAAATAGCGCAAGACTCAGAACGAGGTGCAAAATCTGTTATTGAAAACAGAGATAGAGAGATTGCGAAGCTTCAACAACAAGTTCAGTCCGTCTCCAAAGAAAAAGACGCTTTCAGACAAAGAGCAGAAAGAGCAGAAAAAGATGCACAGAGAGTTGGTGAAATTGAAAAATGGAAGGCTGTTGTTGAACAAGAAAAAACTAAAGCCATTGCAGCAGAAAAGGCGTTGTCAGAATGTCAACAGCGTTTACAATCTTTGGAGAAACAATTCCAGGCGCAACATCATCAATTGCAGCAGCTTCAAGCACGAGGACCGTCCGACGTGCGTGAGGTTCAGAAGCAGCTTGAAGCAGCTCAAGCAGAGGCGCGGTCCCTTGCCGTGGAGAGGGAGCGTTGCCAGTCGCAGCTCGAGATGCTCGTTCAGGAATTGGAAAAGAGCCAG CTCGATCTCCGAGAAGCGAACAAGAAACTCCAAGCGGCTGGCAGTCAGAGCGCCAAAGCTGGGGAAGATACCGCTCAAGCTAGAAAACAACTGCAAGAAGAATTTAAGAAGTTAGAAGACGCGAGAAAACAATTTGAAGAGAATAGAAGAATGGttgaaaataaacgaaaagaCGTGGAGGAGAAGGAGAAATCGCTGACGGAATTAGATCGACAGTTAAAGAAACGAAAAGAGCAAATGGACCAAATGGAAGCATCTTTGAGGAAG GCTGGCGGCAGCGCAGCAGCAGTTACAGATATGAATCGCAAACTAGGTGAGACACAGAAGGAAGCTGATCAACTGAAGCAACAGCTGAAGACCAGTGAGGAAGAGTCGAAGCGACTTGCAGCGGAGACGGAGCGGCTGCTGCAGCTGGTGCAGATGTCGCAGGAGGAACAGGCTCAGAAGGAGAAGCAGATAATGGATTTGCAACA ATCTATAAGGAACCTTCAAGCCAAACTGAAAAGTCAGCAACAAGCACAAGCACAAAGAGAAgag GCCGGGCCCGCTGGCTTCCTCAAAAGCTTTTTCTAA
- the Brp gene encoding plectin isoform X2 produces the protein MHSIKTFWSPELKKERALRKEESAKYSLINDQLKLLNQENQKQAMLVRQLEEELRLRMRQPAPELQQQLEALYAENEHLQREIAILRDTIKELELRIETQKQTLQARDESIKKLLEMLQNKGMGKEEERQMFQQMQAMAQKQLDEFRLEIQRRDQEILAMAAKMKALEEQHQDYQRHIAVLKESLCAKEEHYSMLQTDVEELKARLDEKSRMVEKKTAAALAAAHELAELRDHSEIKDRKINVLQRKIENLEDLLKEKDNQVDMARARLNAMQAHHCSSEGALSSLEEVIGDKEKQIQQLREQRDRAEHEKNEERELHEREIADYKMKLHALESEVEKLGARLERAQAEKDRLEAKLESSQSELGKSKAELDKAASEVGRSGADWEAAKQRLARLELENERLKHELERSQTTFGRSTLTTSQELDRVQEKADKVSAELRRTQAELRVTQADAERARSEASALQDKLEKSQGEVYRLKAKLENAQTEQDSLKEEYDRVQSSVSRLHSERDKATAELDKAREELERTQATLGKAQLQQDKLQASLDSAHSEIDKLQEKLDKSAVEVRKLQVDREKSAYDFESLQSQLDKALGQAARLQKERDTAQLDADRFRDKHEKAQALVSRVQKERDAALAESASSRERAEAAAAAANRAARDRDSAATELDVLRERWEKAHQQHQKLTMERDDALTELEILKEKLDKALYSTQKTVEEKEIAHKEYEKMLEKYDRSQNEIYRLQNKIDILEADKDRLELELEKNVHLSTKSREDARKMQDELARLQEMYDRASLQLGRTKEQEEKAKEDMDRLSVDIEMVRERYEKGQIELRRLQAEKEKLIADSERLQFEYDRAMTQCGKAQASNEKTQEEMARVQIELEKMYDKHDKASSELRRVQAELDKVKTDASGAREEAERYAARYGKYHDTKEEHERTKLEMERLRTRLEKTNLELERARKAEEEVTRLRSELERVEGLRGKYQFEQDKWSTEINRLQSELDKTRERYETSQTEIQRLQSEKEQAETKFHELNIQLELSKSEVAKLSTAMEKQRTDLERAHIECEKFRDRCEKLKLRSEQLDKDNERLKGELQQIERMKLQAVAGDKARTEDRLEIERLRDKLEKAIQARDATEMEAGRLAKELEKSQMHLAKYQETNETTRVEYDRMTNELGRMHERLERTILEMRQIEQERDALRVEIQNTRRNVEQQQRTLDHRTQETLVKLQQELAQSVRDREKMASILEQRDKQADAIEKQIVKLEADTKQLTIERDQLVAQLEKSQDMLVNFQRELNSSETELQKQREEVRRLKEEQRKIAQDSERGAKSVIENRDREIAKLQQQVQSVSKEKDAFRQRAERAEKDAQRVGEIEKWKAVVEQEKTKAIAAEKALSECQQRLQSLEKQFQAQHHQLQQLQARGPSDVREVQKQLEAAQAEARSLAVERERCQSQLEMLVQELEKSQLDLREANKKLQAAGSQSAKAGEDTAQARKQLQEEFKKLEDARKQFEENRRMVENKRKDVEEKEKSLTELDRQLKKRKEQMDQMEASLRKAGGSAAAVTDMNRKLGETQKEADQLKQQLKTSEEESKRLAAETERLLQLVQMSQEEQAQKEKQIMDLQQSIRNLQAKLKSQQQAQAQREEAGPAGFLKSFF, from the exons aaaCAAGCAATGCTTGTAAGGCAATTAGAAGAAGAACTCCGTCTACGCATGCGCCAGCCTGCTCCTGAATTACAACAACAATTAGAGGCGCTTTACGCTGAAAACGAACATCTTCAGAGAGAGATAGCAATATTAAGGGATACTATTAAG gaATTGGAATTGCGGATTGAGACTCAGAAGCAAACTTTACAAGCCCGAGATGAAAGCATCAAGAAATTATTGGAAATGTTGCAAAACAAAGGAATGG GTAAAGAAGAGGAAAGACAAATGTTCCAGCAAATGCAAGCAATGGCACAAAAGCAG TTGGATGAGTTTCGTCTGGAGATACAAAGGCGGGACCAGGAGATCTTGGCCATGGCAGCAAAGATGAAAGCGTTGGAGGAACAGCATCAAGACTACCAGCGTCATATAGCCGTCCTTAAAGAATCGCTTTGCGCTAAAGAAGAACATTACAGCATGTTGCAAACTGAC gttgaAGAACTTAAAGCTCGTTTAGACGAGAAGAGTAGAATGGTTGAAAAGAAAACAGCAGCAGCTCTTGCAGCTGCTCACGAGCTCGCTGAATTGAGAGATCACTCTGAAATCAAAGATAGAAAAATAAACGTGCTGCAACGAAAG ATTGAGAATCTTGAAGATCTTCTGAAAGAAAAAGATAACCAAGTAGACATGGCTAGAGCTAGACTCAATGCCATGCAAGCCCACCATTGCTCCTCCGAAGGTGCCCTTTCCTCCCTTGAAGAAGTCATTGGCGATAAAGAAAAGCAAATTCAACAACTAAGAGAACAGAGAGACAGAGCCGAACACGAGAAAAATGAAGAAAGAGAGCTACATGAAAGAGAAATAGCTGATTACAAAATGAAACTCCACGCTCTTGAAAGTGAAGTAGAAAAACTAGGTGCCCGGTTAGAAAGAGCGCAAGCTGAAAAAGACAGGCTTGAAGCTAAACTGGAAAGCTCTCAATCTGAACTCGGAAAGTCAAAGGCCGAGTTAGACAAAGCTGCAAGTGAAGTTGGTAGATCGGGTGCTGACTGGGAAGCAGCGAAACAGCGTTTGGCTAGACTCGAACTTGAGAATGAACGTTTGAAACATGAGTTAGAGCGATCCCAAACAACTTTCGGTAGAAGTACGTTAACAACTTCTCAGGAATTAGACCGAGTCCAAGAGAAAGCAGATAAAGTGTCAGCAGAATTGAGACGAACTCAAGCAGAACTAAGAGTCACACAAGCAGATGCTGAAAGAGCTAGGTCCGAGGCTAGTGCGCTTCAAGATAAACTAGAAAAGTCACAGGGTGAAGTGTATCGTCTTAAAGCAAAACTTGAAAATGCACAAACTGAACAAGACAGCCTCAAGGAAGAATATGAccg TGTCCAATCATCTGTCAGTCGTCTCCATTCCGAACGTGATAAGGCAACAGCAGAACTAGACAAGGCAAGAGAAGAACTAGAAAGAACTCAAGCTACCCTAGGCAAAGCGCAATTACAGCAAGACAAGCTACAAGCGTCGCTTGATTCTGCACACTCAGAGATTGATAAACTTCAAGAGAAGTTAGACAAATCAGCTGTTGAAGTAAGAAAG TTGCAAGTGGACCGCGAAAAATCAGCATACGACTTCGAATCCCTTCAGTCACAACTCGACAAAGCCCTGGGTCAAGCGGCTAGACTGCAAAAGGAGAGAGACACTGCCCAACTAGACGCTGATCGGTTTAGAGACAAGCATGAGAAAGCACAG GCTCTCGTAAGTCGTGTTCAGAAAGAAAGAGATGCAGCATTAGCTGAAAGTGCAAGTAGCCGCGAGCGTGCCGAGGCTGCAGCTGCAGCGGCTAACAGAGCAGCTAGAGACAGGGACAGTGCTGCAACGGAATTAGATGTACTCAGAGAGAGATGGGAAAAAGCACATCAACAACACCAGAAATTAACG ATGGAAAGAGATGACGCCCTGACAGAATTAGAAATTCTGAAGGAGAAACTTGATAAAGCCCTGTACTCTACACAAAAGACCGTCGAAGAGAAAGAAATTGCGCACAAAGAATACGAAAAAATGCTTGAAAAGTATGATAG ATCCCAGAATGAAATCTACCGTCTTCAAAACAAGATAGACATCCTTGAAGCTGACAAGGATCGCCTTGAATTGGAATTGGAGAAAAATGTTCATTTATCGACCAAATCTAGGGAGGACGCAAGGAAGATGCAAGACGAACTCGCTAGATTACAGGAAATGTATGACAGGGCTTCATTACAACTTGGAAGAACTAAAGAACAAGAAGAGAAAGCTAAAGAAGATATGGACAGACTAAGTGTTGATATTGAAATGGTACGAGAACGTTACGAAAAGGGCCAAATTGAGCTACGCAGATTACAAGcagaaaaagaaaaactgaTAGCCGATAGCGAACGATTACAATTTGAATATGATCGAGCAATGACTCAGTGTGGAAAAGCTCAAGCCTCGAATGAAAAAACTCAAGAGGAAATGGCAAGAGTACAAATAGAACTTGAAAAGATGTATGATAAACATGACAAAGCATCGTCAGAATTAAGAAGAGTTCAGGCAGAATTAGATAAAGTTAAAACCGATGCAAGTGGAGCAAGGGAGGAAGCAGAAAGATATGCAGCACGATATGGAAAATATCATGATACTAAAGAAGAGCACGAAAGAACTAAGCTGGAGATGGAACGTCTGCGCACACGACTAGAGAAGACAAATCTAGAGTTGGAGCGAGCGCGGAAGGCTGAAGAAGAAGTAACCCGTCTTCGCTCGGAGCTCGAACGCGTCGAAGGCCTCCGAGGTAAATACCAATTCGAACAGGATAAATGGAGTACAGAAATAAATAGACTTCAGTCTGAGCTCGATAAAACACGTGAACGCTACGAGACATCACAGACTGAAATTCAACGACTACAAAGTGAAAAGGAACAAGCTGAAACTAAATTCCATGAGTTAAATATACAGCTTGAACTTTCCAAGAGTGAGGTAGCTAAGTTAAGCACAGCGATGGAAAAGCAACGTACAGACCTTGAACGCGCTCATATTGAGTGTGAGAAATTTAGAGACCGGTGTGAGAAATTAAAATTGCGTTCAGAACAGTTGGATAAAGATAACGAAAGGCTTAAGGGTGAGTTACAACAGATCGAGAGGATGAAATTACAAGCTGTTGCTGGTGACAAAGCCAGAACTGAAGATAGGCTAGAAATTGAACGCCTTCGTGATAAGTTGGAAAAAGCTATTCAAGCTAGAGATGCCACCGAAATGGAAGCAGGTCGTTTAGCTAAGGAACTTGAAAAATCACAGATGCATTTAGCTAAATATCAAGAGACCAATGAAACaactcgcgtagaatatgacaGAATGACTAATGAGTTAGGTAGAATGCACGAGCGTTTGGAGCGTACAATTCTTGAAATGCGTCAAATCGAACAAGAAAGAGATGCGCTTAGAGTTGAGATACAAAATACAAGACGTAATGTTGAACAGCAACAGAGAACTCTCGATCATAGAACGCAAGAAACTTTAGTAAAATTGCAACAAGAATTAGCTCAATCGGTACGAGACCGAGAAAAAATGGCATCCATTCTAGAACAGAGAGATAAACAAGCAGATGCAATAGAAAAACAAATAGTTAAACTAGAGGCAGACACAAAACAATTGACTATCGAACGTGATCAGTTAGTAGCACAGTTAGAGAAATCCCAAGACATGTTAGTAAATTTCCAGAGAGAGCTAAATTCATCGGAAACAGAGCTTCAGAAGCAGCGTGAAGAAGTAAGAAGGTTAAAAGAGGAACAAAGGAAAATAGCGCAAGACTCAGAACGAGGTGCAAAATCTGTTATTGAAAACAGAGATAGAGAGATTGCGAAGCTTCAACAACAAGTTCAGTCCGTCTCCAAAGAAAAAGACGCTTTCAGACAAAGAGCAGAAAGAGCAGAAAAAGATGCACAGAGAGTTGGTGAAATTGAAAAATGGAAGGCTGTTGTTGAACAAGAAAAAACTAAAGCCATTGCAGCAGAAAAGGCGTTGTCAGAATGTCAACAGCGTTTACAATCTTTGGAGAAACAATTCCAGGCGCAACATCATCAATTGCAGCAGCTTCAAGCACGAGGACCGTCCGACGTGCGTGAGGTTCAGAAGCAGCTTGAAGCAGCTCAAGCAGAGGCGCGGTCCCTTGCCGTGGAGAGGGAGCGTTGCCAGTCGCAGCTCGAGATGCTCGTTCAGGAATTGGAAAAGAGCCAG CTCGATCTCCGAGAAGCGAACAAGAAACTCCAAGCGGCTGGCAGTCAGAGCGCCAAAGCTGGGGAAGATACCGCTCAAGCTAGAAAACAACTGCAAGAAGAATTTAAGAAGTTAGAAGACGCGAGAAAACAATTTGAAGAGAATAGAAGAATGGttgaaaataaacgaaaagaCGTGGAGGAGAAGGAGAAATCGCTGACGGAATTAGATCGACAGTTAAAGAAACGAAAAGAGCAAATGGACCAAATGGAAGCATCTTTGAGGAAG GCTGGCGGCAGCGCAGCAGCAGTTACAGATATGAATCGCAAACTAGGTGAGACACAGAAGGAAGCTGATCAACTGAAGCAACAGCTGAAGACCAGTGAGGAAGAGTCGAAGCGACTTGCAGCGGAGACGGAGCGGCTGCTGCAGCTGGTGCAGATGTCGCAGGAGGAACAGGCTCAGAAGGAGAAGCAGATAATGGATTTGCAACA ATCTATAAGGAACCTTCAAGCCAAACTGAAAAGTCAGCAACAAGCACAAGCACAAAGAGAAgag GCCGGGCCCGCTGGCTTCCTCAAAAGCTTTTTCTAA
- the LOC135193953 gene encoding ELKS/Rab6-interacting/CAST family member 1-like, translating into MRIIDLEIELNESSLILSEILKISDSQELNSIKKSKSFFELQKSGKVVDRLDKCKLSRSYNDLININRDDNVHTNIHKLTRKIANLTKEIEIKNAKIIEQQRCISILEDALRENNNITEFEQLLAVVRSKDERITELEQILNKKPGAMCTVYNDKRILELEDALKESFMIAAEREKVFFEEEQKRIETLQKMKKMEQRVLSLQNASIMNCETCSTVLRRLKRLEETYQHCRTKRQGILRHLSYVIQDLLEGAITEKDSQIAELEVKGVLHENETKASDVLKDEKEKLLNRLKIENERIVEFERDSSEPDQDEGTLPVLTLADNLVAACEDNVIVWGEDIPATIL; encoded by the exons ATGAGAATTATAGATTTAGAAATAGAACTTAATGAATCTTCGCTTATACTTTccgaaatacttaaaatatcagACAGCCAAGAGCTTAATAGCATAAAGAAAAGCAAAAGTTTTTTCGAACTACAAAAAAGCGGTAAGGTAGTGGATAGGCTAGACAAGTGCAAATTGAGCAGGAGCTACAACGacctgataaatattaatagagaCGATAACgtacatacaaatatacacaAGCTAACGAGAAAGATAGCAAACCTAACGAAGgaaatcgaaattaaaaatgCTAAAATAATAGAACAGCAACGATGTATATCGATTTTAGAAGACGCTCTgagagaaaataataatataactgaaTTTGAACAATTACTAGCAGTAGTCAGGAGCAAAGACGAGAGAATAACTGAGCtagaacaaatattaaacaaaaaacctGGTGCGATGTGCACCGTGTATAATGACAAAaggatattagaattagaaGACGCTCTTAAAGAATCTTTCATGATAGCAGCTGAAAGAGAAAAGGTTTTCTTTGAAGAAGAACAGAAGCGGATTGAAACATTGCAGAAG ATGAAGAAGATGGAGCAACGTGTTCTATCATTACAGAATGCTTCGATAATGAACTGCGAGACGTGTTCGACGGTGCTGAGGCGACTGAAGCGGCTTGAAGAAACGTATCAACATTGCCGAACGAAGAGGCAAGGAATATTGCGGCATTTATCGTATGTTAT ACAAGACTTATTGGAAGGAGCGATCACTGAAAAGGACTCTCAGATAGCCGAGCTTGAAGTAAAAGGTGTTCTACATGAAAACGAGACAAAGGCATCCGATGTACTTAAGgatgaaaaagaaaaactgCTCAATAGACTTAAGATCGAG AATGAACGAATAGTGGAGTTCGAAAGAGATTCGAGCGAGCCAGACCAAGACGAAGGTACTTTACCAGTCCTGACGCTCGCTGACAACCTCGTAGCCGCCTGCGAAGATAATGTAATTGTTTGG GGAGAGGACATACCAGCAACTATACTGTGA